The following proteins are encoded in a genomic region of Acipenser ruthenus chromosome 4, fAciRut3.2 maternal haplotype, whole genome shotgun sequence:
- the crot gene encoding peroxisomal carnitine O-octanoyltransferase, with protein sequence MDNQVFESTVERTFQYQSSLPPLPVPSLEESLQKYLDAVKPFSSKEDFKKTSELVKGFGEGIGKELHQKLLKRARVKRNWLEEWWLNSAYLEVRIPSQLNVNFGGPAPYLEHYWPPKAGTQLERSSIAVWYTLLYWDLIRTERLAVHKAGSSPLDMDQFRNLYCTCKVPGVTRDAIINYFKTESEGRCPSHLVVMCRGRIFAFDAVHEDRILSPPELLRQFTIIRQRCDREPNGVGLSALTTEERTRWAQARQYLIELDPKNLTLLETIQSSLFVVSLDDVTPYSTPDNYTQMTLVALTGDPTIRWGDKSYNFLCYADGSFGSNCDHAPYDAMVLVSMCYYIDQKLKANEGKWKGSEVVRDIAQPEELVFAVDEKVLQDIELAKQQYHDKAQDLQVASYAFTSFGKAAIKKRKLHPDTFVQLALQLSYYRLHGKPGSCYETATTRRFYHGRTETMRPCTEESVEWCKAMLDPTLNTEKRRQRLLSAVAKHNTLMNEAQNGKGFDRHLLGLYLIAQEEGLPVHDLYNDPAYTKSGGGGNFVLSTSLVGYTTVLGGVVPMVHHGYGFFYRIRDDRIVAACTAWKSCPETDADKLFQNLSKAFHDMLQLLTLSQL encoded by the exons ATGGACAATCAAGTTTTTGAATCAACAGTGGAGCGCACGTTTCAGTATCAGAGCTCCCTGCCTCCATTGCCAGTGCCTTCGCTCGAGGAATCTTTGCAGAAATATTTGGATGCAG TGAAGCCATTCTCATCTAAAGAGGATTTTAAGAAAACTTCGGAGCTAGTTAAGGGTTTTGGTGAAGGCATTGGTAAAGAGTTGCATCAAAAATTACTGAAGAGAGCCAGGGTGAAAAGAAATTGG CTGGAAGAGTGGTGGCTGAACAGTGCTTACCTTGAAGTCCGCATTCCATCACAGCTCAATGTGAACTTTGGAGGCCCTGCTCCCTACCTGGAACACTACTGGCCACCCAAAGCAGGCACCCAGCTGGAAAGATCAAGCATTGCTGTGTggtacacactgctgtactggGACCTCATAAGGAC TGAAAGGCTGGCTGTACATAAGGCAGGAAGCTCACCTTTAGACATGGACCAGTTCCGgaacctgtactgtacctgtaaagTGCCAGGAGTCACTAGAGATGCTATTATCAACTACTTCAAGACCG AGAGTGAAGGACGGTGCCCTTCCCATTTAGTGGTGATGTGTCGGGGCCGAATCTTTGCTTTTGATGCTGTGCATGAGGATCGCATTCTTAGCCCTCCAGAACTTCTCAG GCAGTTTACAATAATCAGACAAAGGTGTGACCGTGAACCCAATGGAGTTGGACTTTCTGCTTTGACCACTGAAGAGCGAACCCGCTGGGCTCAA GCACGGCAGTATCTCATTGAACTGGACCCAAAGAATCTGACTTTACTTGAAACAATTCAGAGCAGTTTGTTTGTGGTGTCTCTCGATGATGTCACCCCTTATTCAACACCTGACAATTATACccag ATGACTTTAGTAGCGTTGACTGGAGATCCAACTATACGCTGGGGAGACAAATCCTACAACTTCCTCTGCTATGCTGATGGTTCTTTTGGTTCAAACTGTGAT CATGCACCATATGATGCCATGGTATTGGTATCAATGTGCTATTACATTGATCAGAAATTAAAAGCAAATGAAGGCAAGTGGAAG GGTTCAGAGGTGGTGAGGGACATCGCTCAGCCAGAGGAACTTGTATTTGCTGTGGATGAGAAGGTGCTTCAGGATATTGAGCTAGCTAAGCAGCAGTATCACGATAAG GCTCAGGACTTGCAGGTAGCATCCTATGCATTCACTTCCTTTGGCAAAGCTGCAATTAAGAAAAGGAAGCTTCATCCAGACACATTTGTCCAGCTGGCCCTTCAGTTGTCCTACTATCGTCTTCATGGAAA ACCAGGGAGCTGTTATGAGACGGCAACCACCAGGCGGTTCTATCATGGGCGCACAGAAACTATGAGGCCCTGCACCGAGGAGTCAGTGGAGTGGTGCAAGGCCATGCTAGACCCAACACTGAAT ACCGAGAAGAGGCGACAGAGATTGCTCAGTGCTGTTGCGAAGCACAACACACTGATGAATGAGGCACAAAATGGGAAag GTTTTGATAGACACCTTCTTGGGTTGTATCTTATTGCACAAGAAGAGGGTCTTCCAGTCCATGACCTCTACAATGACCCTGCTTATACTAAAAG TGGTGGAGGGGGTAATTTTGTTCTTTCAACCAGCCTAGTGGGCTACACTACAGTCCTTGGGGGTGTAGTTCCAATGGTTCATCATGGTTATGGGTTCTTCTACCGCATCAGGGATGATAG GATTGTGGCAGCTTGCACAGCCTGGAAGTCCTGCCCAGAAACGGATGCAGACAAATTATTTCAGAACCTCAGCAAGGCATTCCATGATATGCTGCAGCTACTCACTCTGTCTCAGCTGTAG